In the genome of Thermodesulfovibrionales bacterium, one region contains:
- a CDS encoding ferritin family protein: protein MERFSIREVIDQAVQTERLGYQFYTTMAENLRRDEGLAKLFSNLAAKEQRHEKTFSELAGIIRDDEPENWEEAEQYLRAIVESEFFLGKNKSLPSLAHVKTVEDAVNFALGFEKETLLYFYGIRDAVKEREIVDEIINEERSHIMWLNRFKGSFKK, encoded by the coding sequence ATGGAAAGGTTTTCGATACGGGAAGTCATCGACCAGGCCGTACAGACGGAGAGGTTGGGATACCAGTTTTACACGACCATGGCGGAGAACTTAAGGCGGGACGAAGGACTTGCGAAGCTCTTTTCGAACCTCGCCGCGAAGGAGCAGAGGCACGAGAAGACATTCAGCGAGCTTGCCGGCATCATAAGAGATGACGAGCCGGAGAACTGGGAAGAGGCCGAACAGTACCTCAGGGCTATCGTGGAGTCCGAGTTCTTCCTCGGAAAGAACAAATCCCTTCCGTCCCTCGCTCACGTGAAGACCGTTGAGGACGCGGTGAACTTCGCGCTCGGCTTCGAAAAAGAGACCCTCCTCTATTTCTACGGTATACGGGATGCTGTGAAAGAAAGGGAAATCGTGGATGAAATCATCAACGAAGAGAGAAGCCATATCATGTGGCTGAATAGATTTAAGGGCAGTTTCAAGAAATAG
- a CDS encoding SAM-dependent methyltransferase, translating to MKGILYIVSTPIGNLEDITLRALRVLKEVDIVAAEDTRHSSKLLNHYGISKPLMSYWGEKEKVKSEEVLRRLHTGESVALISDAGTPGISDPGSVL from the coding sequence ATGAAAGGCATCCTCTACATCGTTTCTACCCCTATCGGTAATCTTGAGGACATAACGCTCAGGGCTCTAAGGGTCTTGAAAGAGGTCGATATCGTCGCCGCCGAGGACACGCGCCACTCTTCAAAACTCCTGAACCACTACGGCATTTCGAAGCCCCTCATGAGCTACTGGGGAGAAAAGGAAAAGGTGAAGTCTGAAGAGGTGCTGCGGAGGCTCCATACTGGAGAGTCCGTAGCCCTCATCTCCGATGCGGGCACCCCCGGGATTTCCGATCCGGGAAGCGTCTTG